The genomic stretch CTGGAGGCCCAGTTTACCGAATTCACCCTCAGTAAAAACCCGGAGTGCGACCATTGTGGTCCGGAAAGGAATGCGTCGGCCCTCCCATAGGGAGGAAGGCAGCATCGCCCATCTGGGGAGGAAGGAAGGAGAGATGCCCGTTAAAGTTCATATCCATGCCACCCACAGAAGATTCACCAATGGCCAGGAGACGGTCTGGGTCGAGGGGAAGACCGTCGGAGAGTGTCTGAGCCATCTCCTTCGAGAGTATCCAGGGATGGAAAAAGCCCTCTTTGCCAAAAAGGACAAACTTCACAATAACATCGAGGTCTACGTCAACCGTGCCAGCGCCCACCCCAACGAACTCGCAAAAACGGTTCAAGACGGAGACGACATCCACC from Thermodesulfobacteriota bacterium encodes the following:
- a CDS encoding MoaD/ThiS family protein, which encodes MPVKVHIHATHRRFTNGQETVWVEGKTVGECLSHLLREYPGMEKALFAKKDKLHNNIEVYVNRASAHPNELAKTVQDGDDIHLIVMLAGG